One stretch of Flavobacterium sp. 9 DNA includes these proteins:
- a CDS encoding iron-containing alcohol dehydrogenase: MLNFELYNPTNLIFGKGQIEKLSTLVPKDAKILLAYGGGSIFKNGVHEQVINNLKGFDIVEFGGIEPNPHFETLMKAVEVIKAEKIDFILAVGGGSVIDGVKFISAAVNFDGNPIDILQKRMLIKENAVPFGTVLTLPATGSEMNSGSVVTIKATQEKLAFGGSALFPKFSICDPTVIASLPKRQLQNGVVDAYTHVMEQYLTYPHEGYLQDRIAEGILQTLIEVGPSVVENPTDYALASNFMWSCTMALNGLIQKGVPSDWATHMIGHELTALYGIDHARTLAIIGPSLYNVMFETKKGKLAQYGRRIFNLTGSDDEVAKEAINKTVEFFHTMGMDTKLSQYTDDYSKTANFIVKRFDERGWKGLGENQLVTLDKVKSIVELSY, translated from the coding sequence ATGCTAAACTTTGAATTATACAATCCGACGAATTTAATCTTCGGAAAAGGACAAATTGAAAAACTTTCGACTTTAGTACCAAAAGATGCTAAAATTTTATTGGCATATGGCGGCGGAAGTATTTTTAAAAATGGAGTACACGAACAAGTAATCAACAACTTAAAAGGTTTTGATATTGTAGAATTTGGTGGAATTGAACCAAATCCGCATTTTGAAACATTGATGAAAGCGGTTGAAGTTATCAAGGCAGAAAAAATTGATTTCATTCTTGCCGTTGGTGGAGGATCTGTAATTGATGGTGTGAAATTTATTTCGGCAGCAGTAAACTTTGACGGAAATCCGATTGATATTTTACAAAAACGTATGTTGATTAAAGAAAATGCGGTGCCTTTTGGAACTGTTTTGACTTTGCCTGCAACAGGAAGCGAAATGAATTCGGGTTCTGTAGTTACGATTAAAGCAACTCAGGAAAAACTGGCTTTTGGCGGAAGCGCATTATTCCCAAAATTCTCTATTTGTGATCCAACTGTAATTGCTTCTTTACCGAAAAGACAATTGCAAAACGGTGTTGTTGATGCTTACACACACGTAATGGAACAATATTTAACATATCCGCACGAAGGTTATTTACAAGATAGAATTGCCGAAGGGATTTTACAGACTTTAATCGAAGTTGGTCCAAGCGTTGTTGAAAACCCAACAGATTATGCTTTGGCTTCAAATTTTATGTGGAGTTGTACAATGGCTTTAAACGGATTGATTCAAAAAGGTGTTCCATCTGATTGGGCAACGCACATGATTGGTCACGAATTAACGGCTTTATACGGAATTGATCACGCCAGAACTTTGGCGATTATCGGACCAAGTTTGTATAATGTGATGTTTGAAACTAAAAAAGGAAAACTAGCACAATACGGAAGAAGAATTTTCAACCTAACGGGTTCTGATGATGAAGTTGCAAAAGAAGCGATCAACAAAACAGTAGAATTTTTCCATACTATGGGAATGGATACTAAACTTTCGCAATACACAGATGATTATTCTAAAACTGCCAATTTTATCGTGAAACGTTTCGACGAAAGAGGCTGGAAAGGTCTTGGAGAAAACCAATTGGTAACTTTAGACAAAGTAAAATCAATTGTTGAACTAAGCTACTAG
- a CDS encoding ADP-ribosylglycohydrolase family protein, whose protein sequence is MILEAAIGDAYGAGFEFRDLDFIIQNNDLTQYHKHGLYTEIYKRYTDDTQMVIAISELLLEDDNWNEIKVADKFVEVFQRDKRRGYSDRVYNALDASKNGTDFIKIIDNGSNGNGSAMRAYSIGYLKDINQLMEFCEIQAKTSHHTIEGISCAKRIALAVHYFKYNLGDGTTLIPFLNETLKENETYRITSPIDMHGYPTTQSVIKIVSEATSMSDCLKTSIDYGGDTDTVAALCMAILSHKQNCDKTLPLFLYEGLENDKFGKDFLIKLDTALDNKFN, encoded by the coding sequence ATGATACTAGAAGCAGCAATAGGCGATGCATATGGTGCAGGTTTTGAATTTAGAGATTTAGATTTTATTATTCAAAATAACGATTTGACTCAATATCATAAACACGGACTTTATACGGAGATTTATAAAAGATATACAGACGATACTCAAATGGTAATTGCAATTTCGGAATTGTTATTAGAAGATGATAATTGGAACGAAATTAAAGTTGCAGATAAGTTTGTCGAAGTTTTTCAGAGAGATAAAAGAAGAGGATATTCAGACAGAGTTTACAATGCTTTGGACGCAAGTAAAAATGGAACAGATTTTATCAAAATAATCGATAATGGCAGCAACGGAAACGGTTCTGCAATGCGAGCGTATTCTATTGGATATTTGAAAGATATTAATCAGTTAATGGAGTTTTGCGAAATTCAGGCAAAAACTTCTCATCATACAATCGAAGGAATTAGCTGTGCGAAACGTATCGCTTTGGCGGTTCATTATTTTAAATATAATTTAGGCGATGGAACAACTTTGATTCCGTTTTTGAATGAAACTTTAAAGGAAAACGAAACCTACAGGATTACTTCTCCAATTGATATGCACGGATATCCAACGACGCAATCTGTTATTAAAATTGTTTCGGAAGCGACTTCTATGAGCGATTGTTTAAAAACAAGTATAGATTATGGCGGAGATACTGATACTGTCGCTGCTTTGTGTATGGCGATTTTAAGTCATAAACAAAATTGTGATAAAACGTTGCCTTTGTTTTTGTATGAAGGTTTAGAGAATGATAAATTCGGGAAAGATTTTCTGATAAAATTAGATACAGCTCTGGATAATAAGTTTAATTAA
- a CDS encoding NADAR family protein — translation MKYNIDNIAPESKFLLFWGHQPNKDGSISKTCFSQWWLSSFEVDKVTYKTAEHWMMAKKAELFKDDEVLKKILLAKSPAEAKKLGREVKNYNETLWLAARFEIVKEGNFHKFSQNPELKTFLLNTNDRVIVEASPVDAIWGIGMASDHTDVLNPKKWKGLNLLGFALMEVRDELE, via the coding sequence ATGAAATATAACATAGATAATATAGCTCCGGAAAGTAAGTTTTTGCTTTTCTGGGGGCATCAGCCAAATAAAGACGGAAGTATTTCTAAAACCTGTTTTAGTCAATGGTGGTTAAGTTCTTTTGAAGTAGATAAAGTGACTTATAAAACTGCAGAACATTGGATGATGGCAAAGAAAGCCGAATTGTTTAAAGATGATGAAGTTTTGAAGAAAATCCTTTTGGCTAAATCTCCTGCCGAAGCCAAAAAGTTAGGAAGAGAAGTTAAGAATTATAATGAAACTCTTTGGTTAGCCGCTAGATTTGAAATTGTGAAAGAAGGTAATTTTCATAAATTCAGTCAGAATCCAGAGTTGAAAACTTTTCTACTAAATACAAACGACAGAGTTATTGTAGAAGCAAGTCCGGTTGATGCAATCTGGGGAATTGGTATGGCAAGTGATCATACAGATGTTTTGAATCCGAAGAAATGGAAAGGTTTGAATTTGCTAGGTTTTGCCTTGATGGAAGTTAGGGATGAATTGGAATAA
- a CDS encoding LysR family transcriptional regulator, which translates to MVNLEWYRTFKAVYKNGNFSVAAKELFMSQPAVSQQISMLEAHVGNKLFNRKSKGVEPTEYAKLLNNLIIDALDRLENVENTFRAKAEDANRLISVGISKDLFNCVGNLLIAKFDLIDFTFADNDALFALVDAKKLDFAITTKRFDTFDTIYEIVGKIKLIMVAPVSLDATDFRQKLKADNYTEIELWLNEQKWYSHDARIPHIKLFWLHAFNKKRPAMVPNYIIPSESEMLRMLVDNEGVAITWNCNARKYIKENRLQLLWNSFHVPEEFVYLLSAKNNNLNSFFDIISKELKLFFGNRL; encoded by the coding sequence ATGGTAAATCTCGAATGGTACAGAACATTTAAAGCGGTTTATAAAAACGGAAATTTTTCTGTTGCCGCAAAAGAGTTATTTATGAGTCAACCTGCTGTAAGTCAGCAAATATCTATGTTGGAGGCTCATGTTGGAAATAAATTATTTAATCGAAAGTCAAAAGGCGTAGAACCAACCGAATACGCTAAGTTACTCAATAATTTGATTATTGATGCACTTGATCGACTGGAGAATGTTGAGAATACTTTTCGGGCGAAAGCCGAAGATGCAAACCGGTTAATATCGGTTGGTATTTCTAAAGATCTTTTTAATTGTGTTGGTAATTTGTTGATTGCTAAATTTGATTTGATCGATTTTACCTTTGCAGATAACGATGCTCTTTTTGCACTTGTCGATGCTAAGAAACTTGATTTTGCAATCACGACAAAAAGATTTGACACGTTTGATACCATTTATGAAATCGTCGGAAAAATTAAACTGATAATGGTTGCGCCAGTAAGTTTGGATGCAACAGATTTCCGTCAGAAGTTAAAAGCAGACAATTATACAGAAATCGAATTGTGGCTGAATGAGCAAAAGTGGTACAGTCACGACGCGAGAATTCCGCATATAAAACTATTCTGGTTGCATGCTTTTAATAAAAAACGTCCGGCGATGGTTCCTAATTATATTATTCCGTCAGAATCTGAAATGCTTAGAATGTTGGTGGATAATGAAGGTGTTGCGATAACCTGGAATTGTAACGCGAGAAAATATATTAAAGAGAACAGATTGCAATTGTTATGGAATAGTTTTCATGTACCAGAAGAGTTTGTTTATTTATTGAGCGCTAAAAACAATAATTTGAACTCGTTTTTTGATATTATTTCTAAAGAATTAAAATTGTTTTTTGGAAATAGATTGTAG
- a CDS encoding NUDIX domain-containing protein, with amino-acid sequence MENFQNIRIAVDAIVFGYKNNNLYVLLIEQQFGSAEKYWALPGGLVKNDESLTDAVIRELHEETNVQLTFMEQLYTFGDDIYRDSRNRVISVAYYALVDASNLEIKADTDAEKVQWFKIDEIPPLAFDHNLILEKGISRLKSKLTYEPIGFDLLPDEFLFSDLENLYCTILEKEIDRRNFRKKILSYGFLEETDRFSPIKSGRPAKLFKFNRLKYNQLIKNGFHFEIKFA; translated from the coding sequence ATGGAAAATTTTCAAAATATTCGAATTGCTGTTGATGCCATTGTTTTTGGATATAAAAACAACAATTTGTACGTACTTTTAATTGAACAGCAATTTGGCTCTGCCGAAAAATATTGGGCTTTACCAGGCGGTTTAGTAAAAAACGATGAATCTCTAACAGATGCGGTTATAAGAGAATTGCATGAAGAAACTAATGTACAGTTGACTTTTATGGAACAGCTTTACACTTTTGGAGATGATATTTACAGAGATTCCAGAAACCGAGTAATTTCGGTTGCTTATTATGCTTTGGTCGATGCTTCAAATTTGGAAATAAAAGCGGATACTGATGCCGAAAAAGTACAATGGTTTAAAATTGATGAAATTCCACCTTTAGCATTCGATCATAATTTAATACTTGAAAAAGGAATCTCAAGATTAAAATCAAAACTTACGTACGAACCTATCGGATTTGATTTGCTTCCGGATGAATTTCTTTTTTCTGATCTTGAAAACCTCTATTGTACAATTTTGGAGAAAGAAATTGACCGACGAAACTTCAGAAAAAAAATCCTCAGTTACGGGTTTTTAGAAGAAACAGATCGTTTTTCTCCAATAAAAAGCGGTCGGCCAGCAAAGCTTTTTAAGTTTAATAGGTTGAAATACAATCAATTAATTAAAAATGGCTTTCACTTCGAAATAAAGTTTGCGTAA
- the prs gene encoding ribose-phosphate diphosphokinase → MILNLDPKFTPVTNQEEIKFQSFTFSGGEPHIKINPDFDHNQKITITHRLNSFNDLGLLCITVDALRRMDVKVIDLFIPYFPAARQDRVMIKGESLSVKVYADIINALQLNKVFVFDAHSEVTPALVNNCEVIPNHTFIAEVLKVVGENLKLISPDGGALKKIYKVSEFLGGVDVVECSKSRDVKTGRLSGFKVYEDDLNGIDCLIVDDICDGGGTFVGLAEELKKKNAGKLYLAVSHGIFNKGFEVLNCFDKIFTTNSVKDFEGENVEVIGLDRLL, encoded by the coding sequence ATGATACTTAACCTAGACCCAAAATTCACTCCTGTAACTAATCAGGAAGAAATCAAATTTCAAAGTTTTACATTTTCTGGAGGAGAACCTCACATTAAAATCAATCCTGATTTTGATCACAATCAAAAAATAACAATCACACACCGATTAAATTCATTCAACGATTTAGGATTGTTGTGTATTACGGTAGATGCTTTACGCAGAATGGATGTTAAAGTAATTGATCTTTTTATCCCTTATTTTCCGGCAGCAAGACAAGATCGTGTTATGATCAAAGGCGAATCTCTTTCTGTAAAAGTGTATGCTGATATTATCAATGCGCTTCAATTGAATAAAGTTTTTGTTTTTGATGCACATTCTGAAGTTACTCCGGCTTTGGTAAATAATTGCGAGGTGATTCCGAATCATACTTTTATTGCAGAAGTTTTAAAAGTCGTTGGCGAAAATCTAAAATTAATTTCTCCAGATGGTGGAGCTTTGAAAAAAATCTACAAAGTTTCTGAGTTTTTAGGGGGAGTAGATGTTGTAGAATGCAGCAAAAGCCGTGATGTAAAAACCGGAAGATTATCTGGATTTAAAGTTTATGAAGATGATCTAAACGGAATCGATTGTTTAATCGTTGATGACATTTGCGATGGTGGAGGAACTTTTGTTGGATTGGCGGAAGAATTAAAAAAGAAAAATGCCGGAAAATTGTATTTGGCAGTAAGCCACGGAATTTTTAATAAAGGTTTTGAAGTTTTGAATTGTTTTGATAAAATATTTACAACCAATTCAGTAAAAGATTTCGAAGGTGAAAATGTCGAGGTAATTGGACTAGATCGATTATTGTAA
- a CDS encoding type 1 glutamine amidotransferase domain-containing protein: protein MKKIALLTIIAFAAFSTSATAQKSTKKGMKKVLFVVTSNDKLGNTGEKTGFWSEEFAAPYYELLDKGIEITIASPLGGQPPIDPKSADPSSATEDTKRFDADKVLQEKLKNTHKLSTINQKDYDAVFYPGGHGPLWDLVEDKSSIALIESFYTHKKPVAFVCHAPAVLKNVKVNGEFLVKGKKVTGFTNEEEEAVGLTKVVPFLLEDALTQNGAKFSKIANWQPYAVEDGLLITGQNPASSKLVAGKLLEKLTK from the coding sequence ATGAAAAAAATAGCATTACTTACGATTATAGCATTCGCAGCTTTTAGCACATCAGCTACAGCTCAAAAATCAACAAAAAAAGGTATGAAAAAAGTATTATTTGTTGTTACCAGTAACGATAAACTGGGCAATACAGGCGAGAAAACAGGATTTTGGTCAGAAGAATTTGCTGCACCATATTATGAATTATTAGATAAAGGAATCGAAATTACAATTGCGTCGCCACTTGGAGGTCAGCCACCAATTGATCCAAAAAGTGCAGATCCATCATCAGCAACAGAAGACACAAAACGTTTTGATGCTGATAAAGTTTTACAGGAAAAATTAAAAAACACACATAAACTTTCTACTATTAATCAAAAAGATTATGATGCTGTTTTCTATCCTGGAGGTCACGGACCACTTTGGGATTTAGTCGAAGATAAAAGTTCTATCGCTTTGATCGAATCTTTCTACACGCACAAAAAACCGGTAGCTTTTGTTTGTCACGCTCCGGCGGTTCTAAAAAATGTAAAAGTTAACGGTGAATTTTTGGTGAAAGGCAAAAAAGTAACCGGATTTACAAATGAAGAAGAAGAAGCTGTAGGATTAACTAAAGTTGTTCCGTTTTTATTGGAAGATGCTTTGACTCAAAATGGCGCTAAATTTTCTAAAATTGCAAACTGGCAGCCATATGCTGTTGAAGACGGACTTTTGATTACGGGTCAAAATCCAGCTTCTTCTAAATTAGTAGCAGGGAAATTATTAGAAAAATTGACTAAATAA
- a CDS encoding metallophosphoesterase family protein, giving the protein MKRTLVIGDIHGGLQALVQLLERVEITETDKLIFLGDYVDGWSESVQVVDFLIGLSQRQDCIFIRGNHDVWCHEWLMNDVINDIWFLHGGKSTIESYQNIDQLSKEKHLEFFDNMKDYFVDEDNNLFIHAGFSSMHGPEKEHYKTNYSWDRTLWEMALTMDKRIKKDSLSYPKRLLLYNEIYIGHTPTLNCNIDVPMQGCNVWNIDTGAGFCGKLSCIDIKTKAFWQSEIVQSFYPKEKGRNK; this is encoded by the coding sequence ATGAAACGAACTTTAGTTATTGGAGATATTCACGGAGGTTTACAAGCTTTAGTTCAATTGTTGGAGAGAGTTGAGATAACAGAAACTGACAAACTTATTTTTCTTGGCGATTATGTCGATGGATGGAGCGAATCAGTGCAAGTTGTTGATTTTTTAATCGGTTTATCTCAAAGACAAGATTGCATTTTTATAAGAGGAAATCATGATGTTTGGTGTCACGAATGGCTGATGAATGATGTAATAAATGATATTTGGTTTCTGCATGGAGGAAAATCAACTATCGAAAGTTATCAGAATATTGATCAGTTGTCTAAAGAAAAGCATCTTGAGTTTTTTGACAATATGAAAGATTATTTTGTAGATGAGGATAATAATTTGTTTATTCACGCAGGTTTTTCGTCTATGCATGGTCCGGAAAAAGAACATTACAAAACAAATTATTCCTGGGACAGAACACTTTGGGAAATGGCTTTGACAATGGACAAGAGAATTAAAAAAGATTCACTTTCCTACCCTAAAAGATTATTGCTTTATAATGAGATTTACATTGGTCACACGCCAACACTTAATTGTAATATTGATGTTCCAATGCAAGGTTGTAATGTTTGGAATATTGATACGGGAGCAGGTTTTTGCGGAAAATTAAGTTGTATTGATATAAAGACAAAAGCATTTTGGCAAAGTGAAATAGTGCAATCCTTTTATCCAAAAGAAAAAGGCAGAAACAAATAG
- a CDS encoding ADP-ribosylglycohydrolase family protein, whose translation METKIKSGLFGLAVGDALGVPVEFYSRFELKENPVSEMIGFGTHHQPLGTWSDDSSLAFCLAESLCKGFDLFDIARNFVKWYSAELWTPHGQVFDIGIATRHAIHNIGKGYDPELCGGFYEEDNGNGSLMRILPLAFYLQNEKDIEVIYKKVKAVSSITHAHFRSVFACFVYVVYCLEILNGNDKVEAYKKMQNIVSDFLSDKKFNPVEIQLFDRVLLHDISTYPEINIHSSGYVLDSLQASFWCFLNSNSYEETVLKAVNLGEDTDTTGAIAGGLAGIYYGIENIPEKWISVLARKNDIDDLCERLSLELKN comes from the coding sequence ATGGAAACCAAAATTAAATCAGGCTTGTTTGGCTTAGCAGTTGGAGATGCTTTGGGTGTTCCGGTTGAGTTTTATTCGAGATTTGAGTTAAAAGAAAATCCTGTTTCTGAAATGATTGGTTTTGGAACACATCATCAACCTTTAGGAACCTGGAGCGATGATAGTTCTCTTGCTTTTTGTTTAGCGGAGAGCTTATGTAAAGGCTTTGATTTATTTGATATTGCCAGAAATTTTGTGAAATGGTATAGTGCAGAATTATGGACGCCACACGGACAAGTTTTTGATATAGGAATAGCGACCAGACATGCAATTCATAATATTGGGAAAGGATATGATCCGGAATTATGTGGTGGTTTTTACGAAGAAGATAACGGAAATGGTTCTTTGATGAGAATTTTGCCTTTAGCTTTTTATCTGCAAAATGAGAAAGATATTGAGGTTATTTATAAAAAAGTAAAGGCGGTATCGTCTATTACTCACGCACATTTTAGATCAGTATTTGCTTGTTTTGTTTATGTTGTTTATTGCTTAGAAATTTTAAATGGAAATGATAAGGTAGAAGCTTATAAAAAAATGCAGAATATTGTTTCTGATTTTTTAAGTGATAAGAAATTTAATCCTGTGGAAATTCAATTGTTTGATAGGGTTTTGCTTCATGATATTTCGACTTATCCAGAAATTAATATTCACTCATCAGGATATGTACTTGATAGTTTACAAGCTAGTTTTTGGTGTTTTTTGAATAGTAATTCTTATGAAGAAACTGTTTTGAAAGCGGTAAACTTAGGTGAAGATACAGATACAACTGGTGCAATTGCTGGAGGTTTAGCCGGTATTTATTACGGAATTGAAAATATTCCTGAAAAGTGGATTTCGGTATTAGCAAGAAAAAATGATATTGATGATTTGTGCGAACGATTGTCTTTAGAATTGAAAAATTAA
- a CDS encoding 2OG-Fe(II) oxygenase, with the protein MLNIINDTLEIYTIDNFLTVDECNELIEKSEQIGFEEAGVNIDGAQKMMKMVRNNERIMYQDDEYASFFWQKLKPYVKSEVVNSTATGLNQMFRFYKYNPGQRFKMHRDGSYKRSESEFSYYTFLIYLNEIYEGGETKFASGEIITPKTGTALIFEHSQRHEGTALISGIKYVLRSDVMYKLKD; encoded by the coding sequence ATGCTAAACATTATTAATGATACACTGGAAATTTATACGATCGACAATTTTCTTACTGTTGATGAATGTAATGAGTTGATAGAGAAAAGCGAACAAATTGGCTTTGAAGAAGCTGGAGTAAATATTGACGGAGCACAGAAAATGATGAAAATGGTGCGTAATAACGAACGTATCATGTATCAGGATGATGAATATGCATCTTTCTTTTGGCAAAAACTGAAGCCTTATGTTAAGTCTGAAGTAGTAAATAGTACTGCTACGGGATTAAATCAAATGTTTAGGTTTTACAAGTATAATCCAGGTCAGCGTTTTAAAATGCACCGCGATGGAAGTTATAAACGAAGTGAGTCGGAATTTAGTTATTATACATTTCTCATTTATTTGAATGAAATATATGAGGGCGGAGAAACAAAATTTGCTTCGGGTGAAATTATTACGCCTAAAACAGGAACAGCGCTTATTTTTGAACATAGTCAGCGTCATGAAGGAACGGCTCTGATTTCGGGGATAAAGTATGTTTTAAGAAGTGATGTTATGTATAAACTTAAAGATTAG
- a CDS encoding PKD domain-containing protein gives MKKIATILMLTLVFFMINSCSKHDDEAIVDCFGDSILTELKHSADGTNPKIINYHIEYGGSNTVTSVKWTFGDGTPAQTVNSATGAVAHTYAAAGTYEVKADVTLSKSGGSCTVSPKRSVTVN, from the coding sequence ATGAAAAAGATTGCGACAATTTTAATGCTTACCCTGGTGTTTTTTATGATTAATTCGTGTAGTAAACATGATGATGAAGCGATAGTAGATTGTTTTGGAGATTCGATTTTGACCGAATTAAAGCATTCTGCAGACGGAACTAATCCTAAGATAATTAATTATCATATAGAGTATGGCGGAAGTAATACTGTAACTTCTGTAAAATGGACTTTTGGCGACGGAACTCCGGCTCAAACTGTAAATAGTGCAACTGGAGCTGTAGCTCATACATACGCGGCAGCAGGAACATATGAAGTTAAAGCTGATGTGACTCTTTCGAAATCAGGAGGAAGTTGTACGGTGAGCCCAAAGAGAAGCGTTACCGTGAATTAA
- a CDS encoding NAD(P)H-dependent glycerol-3-phosphate dehydrogenase gives MSENLKFAVIGGGSWATAIVKMLCVNLSEISWYMRNDAAIEHIQKYKHNPNYLSSVEFDTNKLKLTNNINEAVEYADYVIFAIPSAFLAGELKNLTVSLSDKIIFSAIKGIVPETSLIVGEHFHIEYDIPYYNIGVITGPCHAEEVALERLSYLTIACGDPDKARVVAKSLSGNYIKAKISDDIIGTEYAAMLKNIYAIAAGIAHGLGYGDNFQSVMMSNGIREMKKFIRKVHKMKRNINDSAYLGDLLVTGYSVFSRNRMFGNMIGKGYTVKSAMMEMSMVAEGYYATKSAYKLNQGYGAKTPIIDAVYAVLYEGKDAKSVFKKLTESLD, from the coding sequence ATGAGTGAAAATTTAAAATTTGCAGTTATTGGAGGAGGAAGCTGGGCAACGGCAATTGTAAAAATGCTATGTGTAAATCTTTCCGAAATTTCATGGTACATGCGTAACGATGCTGCAATCGAGCACATTCAGAAATACAAACACAATCCAAACTATTTAAGTTCAGTCGAATTTGACACTAACAAACTTAAATTGACCAATAATATAAATGAAGCTGTTGAGTATGCAGATTATGTAATCTTTGCTATTCCTTCTGCTTTCCTTGCTGGTGAACTTAAGAATCTGACGGTTTCATTGTCAGATAAAATTATTTTCTCTGCAATTAAAGGAATTGTTCCTGAAACCAGTTTGATCGTTGGGGAGCATTTTCATATAGAATATGACATTCCATATTACAATATTGGTGTTATTACAGGTCCTTGTCACGCTGAAGAAGTAGCGCTTGAACGACTTTCTTACTTAACAATTGCTTGTGGCGATCCTGATAAAGCCAGAGTTGTTGCCAAATCACTTTCCGGAAACTATATCAAAGCCAAGATTTCAGATGATATTATTGGTACTGAATATGCTGCAATGCTTAAAAATATTTATGCAATCGCAGCCGGAATTGCTCACGGTTTAGGTTATGGAGATAACTTTCAATCGGTAATGATGAGTAACGGAATCCGTGAAATGAAAAAATTCATTAGAAAGGTTCACAAGATGAAACGTAACATCAATGATTCTGCTTATTTGGGTGATTTATTAGTTACAGGATATTCGGTATTCTCGAGAAACAGAATGTTCGGAAACATGATTGGAAAAGGCTACACCGTAAAAAGTGCGATGATGGAAATGAGTATGGTTGCCGAAGGTTATTACGCAACAAAAAGTGCTTATAAACTAAATCAGGGTTACGGCGCAAAAACTCCTATTATTGATGCTGTTTACGCTGTATTATATGAGGGAAAAGATGCCAAATCTGTATTTAAAAAACTTACGGAGTCTCTTGATTAA
- a CDS encoding nucleoside 2-deoxyribosyltransferase domain-containing protein: protein MKRVYKAPETIPLQNDFKTIFLAGSIEMDKAVNWQKKCEELLQDDYIIFNPRRNEWDSSWSQTIENSDFKEQVNWELGVLENADIVIMYFAEDTMSPISLLEFGLYAQSNKMKVVVEENFWRKGNIDIVCERYAIEQFKTLEELIQNLLK, encoded by the coding sequence ATGAAAAGAGTTTACAAAGCACCGGAAACAATTCCTTTACAGAATGATTTCAAAACAATTTTTCTTGCAGGTTCTATCGAAATGGATAAAGCCGTAAACTGGCAGAAGAAATGTGAAGAATTGCTACAAGATGATTATATTATTTTTAACCCAAGAAGAAATGAATGGGATAGCAGTTGGTCACAAACGATAGAAAATAGCGATTTTAAGGAGCAGGTAAATTGGGAACTTGGCGTATTAGAAAATGCAGATATTGTTATCATGTATTTTGCCGAAGATACAATGTCGCCAATATCTTTGCTTGAGTTTGGACTTTATGCGCAATCAAATAAAATGAAAGTCGTTGTTGAAGAAAACTTTTGGCGTAAAGGCAATATTGATATTGTATGCGAAAGATATGCAATAGAACAGTTTAAAACATTGGAAGAGTTAATACAAAATTTACTTAAATAA
- a CDS encoding RNA 2'-phosphotransferase — protein sequence MNEKIAKSVSKFLSLVLRHSPETIGLKLDENGWADVEELIEKCNNRGSQNQMTAELLDYVVENNDKQRFAFNEDKTKIRASQGHSISVELNLNEAEPSEFLYHGTVAKFLEDIKKEGLQKMSRQHVHLSKDRETAIKVGGRRGVPQILTVRSGDMYRDGFKFYLSENNVWLTDEVPSKYIEFKS from the coding sequence ATGAATGAAAAAATAGCAAAGAGCGTAAGCAAATTTCTGAGTTTAGTTTTAAGACATTCACCGGAAACCATCGGATTAAAATTAGACGAAAATGGTTGGGCAGATGTTGAAGAATTAATTGAAAAATGCAATAATAGAGGAAGTCAAAATCAAATGACTGCTGAACTTTTAGATTACGTTGTAGAAAATAATGATAAACAACGTTTTGCTTTTAATGAAGATAAAACGAAAATCAGAGCAAGTCAGGGACATTCGATTTCGGTAGAATTAAACCTGAATGAAGCAGAACCTTCGGAGTTTTTATATCATGGAACGGTTGCGAAATTTTTAGAAGACATCAAAAAAGAAGGTTTGCAAAAAATGAGTCGTCAACATGTTCATCTTTCCAAAGATCGTGAAACTGCGATTAAGGTAGGAGGAAGAAGAGGAGTTCCTCAAATTCTAACCGTAAGAAGTGGCGATATGTATAGAGATGGATTCAAATTTTATTTATCCGAAAACAATGTTTGGCTGACAGACGAGGTTCCTTCAAAATACATCGAGTTTAAATCTTAA